Genomic DNA from Peribacillus simplex NBRC 15720 = DSM 1321:
CATCCACATCATACAAAATCCAATTTCCATCTTCAAAGTAACAACCTGTTGAAATTGGTACATTAGTTTTTCTTCCAATAACAATATTAAATTCTTGCAAATTTATACCTAACTCTTTTATCTTATTTTCATATTCATTTCGTGTCATTTTACCAACCTCCTTTAATTAAGTAATATCCCTGATATCCTCCAGGGCTTTCACTTTAATTGGAGTATTATTTCAATTCATTAAAAAACCTTGAATGGCTTTGGCCACTCAAGGTTTTATTTTATTATAGCTAGATTCGGTTTTCTCTGTCATTTTTTATAACTGATCCAGATCTCTACTTGTCCACTTTTCTTATCTTCAAATGAAGTGACTTCTCCCCAAGTTCTATTATAAATTAAAGAGTCTCCTTTTTTAATATCTGGTTTTCCTAATATCTCTTCTACCCATTTATCATGTATCTCTTTCTTTTTTTTAGCTTTATAATTAGACCAATTATTGTAAGTATTTTTCAAATTTTCATCAGCATTGTCGAGTTCAATACGAGAAACTTTACCATTCTGAAAGTTAACTACAATCCAAAAATAAATTTCATCTAACATAATTGCGTCCTTAAAAACAAACATATTATTCGATATATCGCTTGATAGAAGTTCATTTTGAAAATTTATACAAAAAGCCTGTTTATTTGTATTTCCATTAAGTATGTTTCCTTTCACTAAAATATCACCTGTTAATGCATTCAAATTAAAAACCTCATTTTCATTTAATAGTAGATTTCAGAATTATAGTTTCCCTTTAGGTGAGAAAGCTTATTTTTTCTTTGCAGGTTTAAAAAGGGTACGGGGTTCAAGCTCACAATATTTTAATATGGAGAGCATAGGTGAATAAATGTTCCCACACGAATCTATCTATGATTAGCCAGGTTTTATAGTCACGATTCTGAATTGCCATAATCGAATTTAGTACAACTCCTTAGTATTTTTGAACAGACGAAGGGTGGACCAACATCTACTGTAAGCCCACCCTGTCTATTTCTAATGCTTCTTCATTTAGTTTGACAGCACTAATTCCTTATGAATATCTTTTCATATCTACAATAAACTTTTAAAGTACATTCTCATTGCTTTGTCTCCTCTGATCCTCTCGATAAAATCATGTAAAGCTTCACTTTCTTCTTTGTATATTTTCTCCCCTGTTTTTGTTGCTCTCTCGTCGTTTGTGTATACCTTCCACTCATAACCATCTTTTTCAATAACTACTTCACCTTCATTGGAAGTCTCCTTACAAAAAAAACAATAATTTTCTAATTCTTCATTTTGAATTATTTTCTTAGCATCATCTATATTCATACTATTCCTCCTAAGTCAGAACAAAAGTTTTATCATACCCAAATCTTCTAAAAGCTTTGCTGGTAACGGCAATTGATATTGAATACCTCCACCTACAGATCCAAAACCTGGAGCGATATCCCCTTTCTGAATAACTAAATCATCAAATTTTAAGGAATATTTTTTCATGTAACCCTCAATCGCAGCTTTTAATCCTTTGTTAGGACAATTATTTATATAAGACTCCATCTTACTAAAGTCGCCCGTAATCTTGTATTGATGATATTTTGATGTATCTTCGAGATATGGTAATGAACGCTGTTCATATGAATATGGCTTTCCATCAATAACCGGTGAAGTAAATCTCCCCTCCGCAGGGCCATATCTATCAATTACTTCTCCAATTTTTGAAATATATGGATCTTTAATTGGATTTCCTGCTGCATCAAGTCTAAATCCATCATTTGGCACCTGTGACCAATCTATTTTGCCATCAGGCATTAATACACTAGGATCTTTAGGTATTTGAATCTCTCTAGGCCATTTTTCTGTTTTTAAGTATTCACCTGCTAATTTTTCATCAATATTTTTCAGGTAATCATGCAAATCTGCTTTGGTACATTTTGTATTTCTAATATCTGTTGCCCCACTAGCTGACTTAACACCTTTGTCCGTACCCTTAGAAATACTCTCCCCTGAAACACCCTCTACTTTTCTATCCTTCACCGTAAATTTCTGATAGGCTTCCTTAATTGTCTGCTTTTCCATCATAACTTGGCGAAGGGTTGGTCCTCCTGCGAGGTAGATTTGTTCCATACTTATCCGTTTAGGAATTTCTTTTTTGCCTAGTTCTTCACCTATATTTTTTAACGTGGTTTTTCCTGATCTCGCTATATCTGTTATTGTGGCTTGAACCTTCTGAACCTGCTTTTGCGCAAATTCCTTGCTGTAAGGGACGAACTTTGTACCACTTGCTACTTTATCAGCGACTTTAGCCGCACCTGCCACACCGCCAATTCCAAGAGCCATTAACAGCCCGTTCTGGCGCTGTTCCTCGGTTAGCTGGTTGCCGAACATGTCTTTGCCGGTGGCCGCTTCACCGAGGCCGTTGGCTGCGAGGAGGCCGTATATCCCGTATTCGGTTTTCTGAAGGAGGCTAAAGCCTTTTGTCGTTTTATAGGCATCGAGCGCGTGGTTCGCTGCGTTGAGTCCTTTGGCCGTTTTGTATATGGCGCTGCCGCCTTTGATGGCCCGACCGGCCCAGCCGACGACGGGGATGAATCCAGCGGCTGCCATGGCGCCTGCGGCGATTCTTTCGGCATCGGACAGCTTGCGGCCCGTTACTGGATCGACTCCGGTTGAGGCCCTGATTGAATCATAATATCCCGTGAATTCCCCTGTAAAGGTTTTTGTCGTATCCCAGGCTTTTTCATACCATGGACGATTTTCGAGTTCTTCCATTTCCTGTTCGATTTTCCGGGCTTCTGCTTGATCCTTTTTGAAGGTCTGATAGTCTTTCATCTGACCGGCGACTTCATCCTTCACTTGATAGACGTCACTATTCTTGAATGCCGATTGATTAAATGTCATCGGCGAAACGTGGCCGTCCTGTTTGGTGGCATCAAGCAAGGCGCGGAAGAGGCCAACGGCCACGTTTTCCTGCCCAACGGACACATCATATTCCTCGACCAATTGCCGGTCGACATTCTCGACCTTTGTCCCGGTGTCATCCAGCCTTTGTCCGGCCAGTGTGATTTTTTCATTAAAGTTCTTTTGGTCGAACATATCAAGAGGCAGGATATCGTCAATGCTGTTCAGGATCCTTTGAAGATCGTTCGCTTGTTCATCGACAAGCGACTTCGCTTGGTTGATGCCGTTCGAGACTTCACCATCTAAAAAGGGAACCTCGACCACCGTATTTCCGGAGAGGTCCGCCTCTTCCAGGGTGGCCGGTATGCCTTCCAAAAAACTGATTTGGGTCGTGAATAGTTCCATCCAGGCATCCGCCACCTCGATTTGCGCTTCATAGAAGCTTTTGATGGCAGTAGCACCGGCTCCCTGAAACTCGTTATCCAGGCCGACGATGCCCTGAAATTCCTTTTTCAGGGCTGTGACTTCCTTCTTTAGTTCTTCATATTGCTTGGCGCGCGACTTGGTTGCGGCCGTCAATGTCTCGGCTTCATATATCTTCATCGCTGATACCCATGTGAAGACGTATGGGCGATGGCTTCATCCTGTTCTTTTAATAAGTCAATGTTGGCACGGGTATCTTCCACATTTTTCTGGACGATTTTGATATATTGCTCGAAGACCTTCTCCAGGTTCGTTTCGCGGTCGATCCATTTCGAGGTGAATTCCAATTTATTATTGCCAAGCTCGCCCGCCGGCAAATTTCCAAGCGTGACTGTACCAAGTGCCGTCTTCACCTGATCGACTTGCTTCGTTACGGCAGGATGATTCAGTTTGATTGTCGTCATTAAAACAACCACCCTTTTAAATATGATATTTTGCTTTCCAATTGATCTATGACGGCTTCTCCTTTGCCTAAAAGAACATCCGCTTCATGTGCTATCGTACCTGCTGCACTCAGAGCCTTTTTCTCTATATTAAGCATCATGATTTTACCGTCGATTTTCTCTTGATAGTCGTCATAATCATCATGAATGATCGTTGACATTGCCTTGTATGCATCACTG
This window encodes:
- a CDS encoding YwqI/YxiC family protein, whose amino-acid sequence is MTTIKLNHPAVTKQVDQVKTALGTVTLGNLPAGELGNNKLEFTSKWIDRETNLEKVFEQYIKIVQKNVEDTRANIDLLKEQDEAIAHTSSHGYQR
- a CDS encoding T7SS effector LXG polymorphic toxin; translated protein: MKIYEAETLTAATKSRAKQYEELKKEVTALKKEFQGIVGLDNEFQGAGATAIKSFYEAQIEVADAWMELFTTQISFLEGIPATLEEADLSGNTVVEVPFLDGEVSNGINQAKSLVDEQANDLQRILNSIDDILPLDMFDQKNFNEKITLAGQRLDDTGTKVENVDRQLVEEYDVSVGQENVAVGLFRALLDATKQDGHVSPMTFNQSAFKNSDVYQVKDEVAGQMKDYQTFKKDQAEARKIEQEMEELENRPWYEKAWDTTKTFTGEFTGYYDSIRASTGVDPVTGRKLSDAERIAAGAMAAAGFIPVVGWAGRAIKGGSAIYKTAKGLNAANHALDAYKTTKGFSLLQKTEYGIYGLLAANGLGEAATGKDMFGNQLTEEQRQNGLLMALGIGGVAGAAKVADKVASGTKFVPYSKEFAQKQVQKVQATITDIARSGKTTLKNIGEELGKKEIPKRISMEQIYLAGGPTLRQVMMEKQTIKEAYQKFTVKDRKVEGVSGESISKGTDKGVKSASGATDIRNTKCTKADLHDYLKNIDEKLAGEYLKTEKWPREIQIPKDPSVLMPDGKIDWSQVPNDGFRLDAAGNPIKDPYISKIGEVIDRYGPAEGRFTSPVIDGKPYSYEQRSLPYLEDTSKYHQYKITGDFSKMESYINNCPNKGLKAAIEGYMKKYSLKFDDLVIQKGDIAPGFGSVGGGIQYQLPLPAKLLEDLGMIKLLF
- a CDS encoding YwqH-like family protein gives rise to the protein MYANSLSEIHSALFCKTSDVNEKINRLEQAKRQIKEEQNACLGEIAKIKNPDLAKSWTGNRAEDFQDARSDAYKAMSTIIHDDYDDYQEKIDGKIMMLNIEKKALSAAGTIAHEADVLLGKGEAVIDQLESKISYLKGWLF
- a CDS encoding Imm59 family immunity protein, encoding MNIDDAKKIIQNEELENYCFFCKETSNEGEVVIEKDGYEWKVYTNDERATKTGEKIYKEESEALHDFIERIRGDKAMRMYFKSLL